One window of the Colletotrichum destructivum chromosome 6, complete sequence genome contains the following:
- a CDS encoding Putative nucleoside phosphorylase domain, NACHT nucleoside triphosphatase, protein MATDPRPRRREDFRIAVLCALQLEYNAATLAFDEFFDEEGDKFGRARGDPNTYTTGRIGKYNVVMALLPSMGTTTSAAAMASFRSSYTELKLAILVGICGGVPNPGTEKEILLGDVVVSKTVVQYDFGRQLPHQFKPKDTLDDNLGRPNKDIRSLLSKLETERASDFLQRRTTEILTQIQQTAAQAGRKRTRYPYPGAAQDRLFSPDYLHRHHDDAECGCEDSWVCDMAPDASCIELECDIAQLVPRERLEMKKQHEREGDAAIAQEPDIFIGRVGSGNTVMKSGAHRDSIAQKHDLIAFEMEAAGAWDEVPCVVVKGVCDYADSHKNKKWQTFAAATAASTMKALLELYIQTDSPEGPKIEFTTQRNNEILRWISKEPYEQHHTQTKSEVLEGTGQWLLEDKVFQKWKNENVSSILWLHGIPGSGKSKLTSIVVEDARQTPQKALVYFYCSRNPAELGRADPASIAASLARQLARPQPGGEILEAAIKAYNKVENTAFASNSLTLGESQDLIHKLLESYRGQTVTLVIDALDECNEATRSSLLELLESLLNAPALLKIFVSSRDDQDIVCNLKQYENLFLSSERNSEDIALFVRSETRRLIEKKSLLRGSARQEELRDKIIFELTSKAHGMFRWASLHIQELCRQATDAAIEERLVKMPRTLEGLYREILEKIENRDAVADRNLAKIAFSWLLCAQAQLESDVFLAVVSGTENRSAPAISRDQLLELCNNLVLFDETLNAFRFSHLSVREFLEVQTAYQMASAHALAAEQCLLNLVDIPSNVTALTPLLEYSCVNWADHAQAAAHERKARLNGVLIDFFSGEQDPCSSFYRWHELVKKKGWYRWSNRYHPKTHKLNAITSYTPSALLVVCAFDLSSILSSECWDKLARTRPRNLGGATHEELVLFYGSIQVLQWLFDNGFPFNVTKQVVQAAAANENKGTCTQMMSLLLDKRGGEVRMTEDVITTAVSNEQCGDMILALLLEKRGYEFRITDTIVSAAVRNEIKGVEITSLLLKHRGNQVHITEDIVVAALQNENCCLGVMTLLLEERGDKIGISENIILAAALNMTEDDQDDYFGNFKDVLALLFDRRRDQIHVTGNFIINMAFTNVCSTEVMTLLLNECEDEMGFMTDLFEVVLTMEYNLDNRNEIIELLLGRLGTTT, encoded by the exons ATGGCTACCGatccgcgtcctcggcgccgcgagGACTTTCGTATCGCCGTGCTATGCGCGCTACAGCTCGAGTACAATGCTGCCACGTTGGCATTCGACGAATTCtttgacgaggagggcgacaaGTTTGGGAGAGCGCGAGGAGACCCCAACACATACACCACCGGCCGCATCGGAAAGTACAACGTCGTCATGGCTTTGCTTCCTAGCATGGGAACAACTACTTCAgcagccgccatggccagcTTTCGTTCGAGCTACACGGAGCTCAAGCTGGCCATCTTGGTTGGCATTTGCGGCGGCGTGCCCAACCCAGGAACCGAGAAGGAGATCCTGCtcggggacgtcgtcgtcagcaaGACGGTGGTTCAGTACGACTTTGGTCGCCAGCTCCCTCACCAGTTCAAACCAAAGGACACTCTCGACGATAATCTAGGTCGACCCAACAAAGACATCCGCTCGCTTCTGAGCAAGCTCGAGACGGAACGGGCATCCGATTTCCTCCAGCGCCGCACAACCGAGATCCTTACCCAGATCCAACAGACAGCCGCACAGGCTGGCCGGAAACGGACTCGATACCCTTACCCTGGAGCAGCTCAAGACAGACTCTTCAGTCCGGACTATCTGCACAGACATCATGATGACGCAGAATGCGGCTGCGAAGATTCCTGGGTTTGCGATATGGCCCCGGATGCATCATGCATCGAACTCGAATGCGATATTGCCCAACTGGTGCCTAGGGAGCGGCTCGAGATGAAGAAGCAGCACGAGCGCGAAGGCGACGCCGCAATAGCCCAGGAACCAGACATATTCATCGGCCGTGTCGGATCAGGAAACACCGTCATGAAATCCGGCGCCCACCGCGACAGCATTGCCCAGAAGCACGACCTCATCGCCTTCGAGATGGAGGCCGCCGGGGCCTGGGACGAGGTCCCgtgcgtcgtcgtcaagggagTTTGTGACTACGCCGACAGCCacaagaacaagaagtgGCAGACGTTTGCGGCTGCGACGGCAGCCTCCACGATGAAGGCCCTTCTCGAACTTTACATTCAAACTGATTCGCCAGAGGGTCCTAAAATAGAGT TCACGACCCAGCGGAACAATGAGATTCTGCGCTGGATCTCCAAAGAGCCCTATGAACAGCACCACACACAGACCAAGAGTGAGGTGTTGGAGGGCACAGGGCAATGGCTTCTCGAGGACAAGGTCTTCCAGAAATGGAAGAACGAAAACGTCTCATCCATTTTGTGGCTGCACGGCATCCCAGGCTCTGGCAAGAGCAAGTTGAC GTCTATTGTTGTCGAGGACGCTCGACAAACTCCCCAAAAGGCTCTGGTGTACTTTTACTGTTCCCGCAATCCTGCTGAGCTGGGTCGTGCAGACCCTGCCAGCATAGCGGCTAGTCTTGCAAGACAGCTTGCGAGGCCTCAGCCGGGTGGAGAGATCCTCGAAGCTGCGATAAAGGCGTACAACAAAGTCGAAAACACGGCCTTCGCCTCCAACTCGCTCACCTTAGGCGAGAGTCAAGATCTCATTCATAAGCTCCTTGAGAGCTACAGGGGCCAGACAGTTACACTTGTGATCGACGCACTGGACGAATGCAACGAGGCAACTCGAAGCAGTCTGTTGGAGTTGCTAGAGTCTCTTCTCAACGCGCCGGCGCTCCTGAAAATCTTCGTTTCCAGCCGGGACGATCAGGATATTGTCTGCAATCTGAAACAGTACGAGAACTTGTTTCTCTCCTCTGAGCGTAACTCGGAAGACATCGCCCTATTCGTACGATCCGAGACCAGACGGCTCATCGAGAAGAAGTCTTTGCTACGGGGGAGCGCCAGGCAGGAGGAACTCCGCGACAAGATCATATTTGAGCTAACCTCCAAAGCCCATGGAAT GTTCCGCTGGGCTAGCCTACATATACAAGAGCTTTGTCGACAAGCCACCGACGCGGCCATCGAAGAGAGGCTTGTCAAGATGCCAAGAACGCTGGAAGGGCTATACCGAGAGATTTTGGAAAAGATCGAAAACCGCGACGCCGTTGCTGACAGAAACCTGGCTAAAATAGCCTTCAGCTGGCTGCTTTGTGCCCAGGCACAACTCGAATCAGATGTCTTCCTGGCCGTCGTTTCCGGGACGGAGAACAGATCCGCTCCCGCCATTTCGAGAGACCAGCTTTTGGAACTCTGCAACAATCTAGTTCTTTTTGACGAGACTTTGAACGCTTTTCGGTTCTCTCACTTGTCAGTCAGAGAGTTCCTTGAAGTCCAAACCGCATACCAGATGGCATCTGCACACGCACTTGCGGCCGAGCAATGTCTTCTCAATCTTGTCGACATTCCATCCAACGTTACGGCCTTGACACCACTTTTGGAGTACTCTTGCGTGAATTGGGCGGATCATGCGCAGGCTGCTGCTCATGAACGAAAAGCTCGACTCAACGGAGTTCTGATCGACTTCTTTTCGGGAGAGCAAGATCCATGCTCGTCGTTCTATCGCTGGCATGAACTGGTCAAAAAAAAGGGTTGGTACCGATGGAGTAACAGGTACCATCCTAAAACGCATAAATTGAATGCCATTACGTCCTACACGCCATCTGCGTTACTGGTTGTTTGTGCTTTCGACTTGTCCAGCATCCTTAGCTCGGAATGTTGGGATAAGCTGGCCCGAACTCGGCCACGGAACTTGGGTGGGGCCACACATGAGGAACTTGTCCTCTTTTACGGCAGCATTCAGGTACTCCAATGGCTTTTCGACAACGGTTTCCCCTTCAACGTAACCAAACAAGTCGTACAAGCGGCGGCTGCGAACGAAAACAAGGGCACATGTACGCAAATGATGTCAttgcttctcgacaagcgCGGAGGTGAAGTTCGAATGACAGAAGATGTCATCACAACTGCCGTTTCCAACGAACAATGCGGCGACATGATcctcgcgcttcttcttgaaaAGCGTGGGTATGAGTTCAGGATTACCGACACAATTGTCAGCGCTGCGGTCCGAAACGAAATCAAGGGCGTGGAAATCACCTCACTCCTTCTCAAGCACCGTGGAAACCAGGTCCACATCACTGAAGACATTGTTGTAGCTGCGCTCCAAAACGAGAATTGTTGTTTGGGCGTGATGACGCTGCTACTCGAAGAACGGGGCGACAAGATCGGTATTTCCGAAAATATCATCCTAGCTGCAGCTCTCAACATGACCGAAGATGACCAAGATGATTATTTCGGGAACTTCAAAGACGTCCTGGCCTTGCTTTTCGACAGACGGAGAGACCAGATACACGTAACCGGAAACTTTATCATCAATATGGCATTCACAAATGTTTGCAGCACAGAGGTGATGACACTACTTCTCAACGAGTGTGAAGACGAGATGGGTTTCATGACCGACTTATTTGAGGTTGTCTTGACCATGGAGTATAATCTTGACAACCGAAATGAAATAATAGAGTTACTACTCGGCAGACTCGGGACAACGACTTAG
- a CDS encoding Putative mitochondrial carrier protein — translation MVAQSDGKTSPLLSLGAGGIAGGVEAACTYPFEFAKTRVQLYGHQKGTRNPFAIVLRVARDEGLPALYKGCSTMIVGSIGKDAVRFVAFDSIRSVFEDKETRTLGPAQSIASGMVAGVVSSTVIVTPSERIKTALIDDAKTTRRFRGALDCIATLTREQGVLKALWRGYVTTTLKQIGTTGFRLGSYSIIKDFERTRGVSPEGPVMSFANGALAGTVTTLATQPFDTVKTKAQRANAVGTMESFRAIMAEDGVRGLWRGTVMRLGRTVLAGGILFTANEQAMKGLKLLTGR, via the coding sequence ATGGTCGCCCAGTCGGACGGAAAGACTTCTCCGTTActctccctcggcgccgggggcatcgccggcggcgtcgaggccgctTGCACATACCCCTTCGAGTTCGCCAAAACGCGGGTGCAGCTCTACGGGCACCAGAAGGGCACACGGAACCCGTTCGCCATCGTCCTGCGCGTCGCccgcgacgagggcctgcCGGCGCTGTACAAGGGCTGCAGCACCATGATCGTCGGCTCCATCGGCAAGGACGCCGTCCGcttcgtcgccttcgacAGCATCCGCTCCGTCttcgaggacaaggagacgcGCACCCTGGGCCCCGCGCAGAGCATCGCGTCCGGCATGGTGGCTGGCGTCGTGAGCAGCACCGTCATCGTGACGCCGAGCGAGCGCATCAAGACGGCgctcatcgacgacgccaagacGACGCGGAGGTTCCGGGGCGCCCTCGACTGCATCGCGACCCTCACGCGCGAGCAGGGCGTCCTGAAGGCCCTGTGGCGGGGCTacgtgacgacgacgctgaaGCAGATCGGCACCACGGGCTTCCGGCTCGGCAGCTACAGTATCATCAAGGACTTTGAGCGGACGCGCGGCGTCAGCCCCGAGGGCCCCGTCATGAGCTTCGCCAACGGAGCCCTCGCCGGCACGGTGACCACGCTGGCGACGCAGCCGTTCGATACCGTCAAGACGAAGGCGCAGAGGGCCAATGCCGTCGGCACGATGGAGTCGTTCCGGGCCATTatggccgaggacggggTTAGGGGTCTCTGGAGGGGCACCGTCATGCGGCTGGGCAGGACAGTACTGGCGGGCGGCATTTTGTTCACGGCTAACGAGCAGGCAATGAAGGGGTTGAAGCTTCTTACGGGTAGATGA
- a CDS encoding Putative P-loop containing nucleoside triphosphate hydrolase yields the protein METRSLADSLDGLRATADAAFRLAFMFSKVESKLQAEIRRVASEIQGIAGALHQLSLLASILGDESGCNRTSEAVPSQLASCHRILENLERRLLIRKNDARSKNAASKWPFTTAWTRDLLRELSEHRDVINRGLSVESMTDLTKVFYNEKYVMVIDQDGAISKHTQVSALVAAQPDALDVLGFFLKFDQRALLNNILQASHALHSFGFFKDPDFEDWLDGKRSKLWITAPAGAGKTAFASAMVRESILRRRNYPVVVYVFCSFEDTQTCNPVNVLSTIAAQVGRQNEAAFNLLRTYHQELHQDKRNVQRPTSGHLKSLLWEISKCFGHVMIIVDGVDECGSDSANVVESLAALANQDGGALGLAIVSRESESIRNVLQDGFRKVSIVHSEDELQLFTATELEKRVARSHIKFDYPEMKDEAIQKLCFGPDTTFWQIRCHIDYMCTLKSCDAMLEFLQTVPCSLEATYTAILKGFSKRNPASQSLIQATLLLVAFSNPPLTTQELCQALSTIDIGTSDPRDAAVRTYPEVDETEVLNQCGVFLQKSALEERIEFSHYTVREFLRSIDPSDSDLSRFSLNEIRVNRMLTSCALRFVCLEDFSRFPGLSLSEETFIQNRHTRFPFYRFAALTWHKLAENLQDDAELLSEAMVLFDPTQTPNFKSWCLEVCRHYLLHGSWSAWRDERDASARIDAEDNAGSVCSETTQIFNISTDSAFNTSEGESSKSEPEMIAGNRSIWRWRKHAPRRDWHRGHTRRLARIIRRGDFTPLHMAALLGIKVVCQELINRGENVNRPSRIGTPLHCALGGPFLIACHDMSKQRRPDGWLERPSRETVELLIRSGADCTRSLPSQMYSWETTGALSLKAAEWAGDCELFRLVVRGGAQLHDSDTLVFRTLCRRWSKHKDQGALSMIVSILDLLSNMVAKGEGESAAYLKAFQNSVSETTDIDADLACSGGISDEMMISEMWKAIEEDNLNVLEEKISNPRCAGILHGDALTGLLESAVAFSSITCLDYLLTRYAENEGLDDRKATMVLNCISHKSEDVLVCLLKHGSRTTQAGHEGNTVWHLAARIPGVHELLKCLLARVDPEECAAALRAVNKAGQTPLGGALLCQCHQQASTIIRQFSDDTSILQSIKPPLSRIIANINQVDVLKELHANNMVQIPTIESPLNHLERHATIEVVRELLSTYAYKPSESGRTPLENYMMVTKLRDYKKDVLVALLHADLAQTSEQTTRNIWEYACRILRETLKQSTGTSHVESVTFLRTLIEHGCLESYEEKTGLSGLKEIGLLFGTEKLPSNHDNVSATEDIFILVFDSTTQPTFFQSSNLDVIVLKWAMYYDSMFLFDRLLQAGVDVRKRGTHESNALEFLCSNGSGPNGFRMLVKLIERVDKADLDQLTPSGEGLGLLHRLGLVDGHTSKSFGCPSFRSLAPTANVPYPPPKGFSVLGTVGFAQARRPLENAKFSLVQRLLEEQVDCHVPSRSKRASPLGMHISAGYIDTARLILRHGGHTSLCAADVYGWTPVAWACAHGYTELLGDMAEAGCPEPIWDFKAQVSLTIWGTPVQLFKDFSALHLAAMASPETVTFLLDGGFATDLDVAAADLSTPLHLATYFGLSDTLRLLVSRGSDINAQTAVGITPLHISVMHQNEPIAALLLELGACHLKTKKGETPLDIAMNKNNKSLMDLISKSLRRVPADQLTTTTTTTTTTGDTDRVQRHLMAAMAKAMEDAIEQRNHAACERLLKDGCPPDIKMRSCHTCTALVFALSRKAISTAIIDTLIAKGASFRGASCAREGIRVSSGRGVRFFEDESSEASSYESCSASSDSEEEEQATQRWPIQGSTCLDFLMWEKDFSEKVSEWLGLISDKDMIWLLDNSSAVQVAIDANSPETLEALFSRVSELGTVDGRNLIQELVNESPTRRTEYRENSPLHDAAEEKRAKIARLLLKHGADVDSQNQSQETPLHTAVKAESRAMIALLLDHGASLHIREKRGHTPLELAISDAGTETVQLLLDRGARVERNLASDSNFMCESTRMAVSMLKAGVRLDQVGSFGIPIWTPALFNVELATYVLNSDCGGDLMVGATGRVMWKLVWYVHVIDDVSPMHRSLRLLYRRLGAGAMRQIAELKGDGRDKPFSLLCFCAYYGLAEEVKVLVRVGCDVEFEGSAVGTALMAAAHEGRMGIVKLLVLAGARVQYERDGVWQSAVAAAVNFPEVLSWLLVGRYSEQARIEEPSSCWDKDLQDGVCLWSGYWKGVFPLEGKYAKCWGDSMLLWLSRLEKARRNCSGKVVISHLINIGGQC from the exons CGGATCTCACAAAAGTATTTTACAACGAGAAGTATGTCATGGTCATCGACCAGGACGGTGCCATCTCCAAGCACACCCAGGTGTCAGCCCTCGTGGCGGCTCAACCGGATGCCCTCGACGTTCTTGGGTTCTTCCTCAAGTTTGACCAACGGGCCCTCCTCAACAATATTTTGCAAGCGTCACACGCCTTGCACAGCTTTGGGTTCTTCAAAGACCCCGATTTCGAGGACTGGCTTGACGGGAAGCGGTCCAAGTTATGGATCACGGCGCCTGCGGGAGCAGGGAAGACTGCGTTCGCTAGCGCGATGGTACGCGAATCGATCCTGCGACGGCGCAACTACCCTGTGGTAGTTTACGTCTTTTGCAGCTTTGAAGACACGCAAACTTGTAATCCGGTCAATGTTCTGAGCACCATCGCTGCCCAGGTCGGGCGGCAAAACGAGGCAGCTTTCAACCTACTGAGGACCTACCACCAGGAACTACATCAGGACAAGAGAAACGTTCAGAGGCCCACAAGTGGGCACCTGAAATCCCTTTTGTGGGAGATATCCAAGTGCTTTGGGCATGTCATGATCATAGTTGATGGCGTGGATGAATGTGGTAGCGATAGCGCCAACGTTGTAGAGTCACTGGCTGCGCTTGCCAACCAAGACGGCGGTGCCCTGGGTCTGGCGATCGTCTCAAGAGAAAGCGAGAGCATTCGAAATGTGTTACAAGATGGCTTTCGAAAAGTGAGCATCGTCCATTCCGAAGACGAGTTACAACTGTTCACCGCGACGGAGTTGGAAAAACGGGTCGCCCGCAGCCATATCAAGTTCGACTATCCAGAAATGAAGGACGAGGCCATCCAGAAACTCTGCTTCGGCCCAGATACCAC CTTCTGGCAGATACGCTGTCACATAGACTACATGTGCACACTAAAGTCTTgcgacgccatgctggagTTTTTGCAAACAGTCCCTTGTAGCCTCGAAGCTACCTACACAGCCATTTTGAAAGGCTTCAGCAAGAGGAATCCGGCATCCCAAAGCTTGATTCAGGCAACTCTACTGTTGGTTGCATTTTCGAACCCGCCACTTACTACCCAAGAATTGTGTCAAGCGTTGTCGACAATAGACATAGGCACTAGTGATCCTCGAGACGCCGCTGTACGAACGTATCCGGAAGTCGATGAGACAGAGGTCCTCAACCAATGTGGTGTTTTTCTTCAGAAGTCAGCACTGGAGGAACGCATCGAGTTCTCCCACTACACCGTACGGGAGTTTCTCAGAAGCATCGACCCATCCGATTCCGATCTCTCCAGGTTTTCCCTCAACGAGATTAGAGTCAACCGGATGCTCACCTCGTGTGCTCTACGATTTGTATGCCTGGAGGACTTCTCACGATTTCCGGGGTTGTCTCTTTCCGAAGAAACTTTTATTCAGAATCGACATACACGTTTCCCTTTCTACAGGTTTGCGGCTTTGACTTGGCACAAGCTAGCGGAAAATTTACAGGATGACGCGGAACTGTTGTCAGAGGCCATGGTTCTTTTCGACCCGACACAGACTCCGAACTTCAAGTCATGGTGCCTAGAAGTATGCCGCCACTACCTACTCCACGGCTCTTGGAGTGCATGGAGAGACGAGCGCGACGCGTCGGCTCGGATAGACGCAGAGGACAACGCCGGCTCCGTCTGTTCGGAAACCACGCAGATCTTCAACATATCAACCGACTCAGCATTCAACACCTCCGAAGGGGAGTCCTCAAAAAGCGAACCGGAGATGATTGCAGGAAATCGAAGCATATGGAGGTGGAGGAAACACGCCCCCAGACGGGACTGGCACCGGGGTCATACGAGACGTCTCGCCCGGATCATTCGACGAGGAGACTTTACCCCCTTGCACATGGCCGCTCTGCTCGGGATCAAGGTCGTCTGCCAAGAACTCATAAACCGCGGAGAGAACGTCAACCGACCAAGCAGAATAGGCACGCCTCTGCACTGCGCCCTCGGCGGACCGTTCCTCATCGCGTGCCACGACATGTCGAAGCAGAGACGGCCGGACGGTTGGTTGGAGCGGCCGTCCCGGGAAACTGTGGAACTCCTCATCAGGTCGGGGGCAGACTGCACGAGGTCCCTACCGAGCCAGATGTACTCCTGGGAAACAACCGGGGCCCTGTCATTGAAAGCCGCGGAGTGGGCGGGCGACTGCGAGCTTTTCCGCCTCGTGGTACGAGGGGGAGCCCAGCTCCACGACAGCGACACGCTCGTCTTCCGCACTCTCTGCCGCCGGTGGTCCAAGCATAAAGACCAGGGCGCATTGTCGATGATTGTGTCCATCTTGGACCTGCTCAGCAACATGGTCGCCAAGGGCGAAGGAGAGTCCGCCGCGTATCTGAAGGCGTTCCAAAATTCCGTCTCAGAAACAACAGACATCGACGCCGACTTGGCCTGCTCCGGGGGTATCTCGGACGAGATGATGATCAGTGAGATGTGGAAAGCCATCGAAGAAGATAACCTGAACGTGCTGGAAGAGAAAATAAGCAACCCTCGATGCGCTGGGATCCTCCATGGCGACGCACTCACCGGCCTGCTCGAATCCGCGGTTGCGTTTTCGTCGATTACTTGCCTGGACTACCTGCTCACACGATATGCGGAAAATGAAGGGCTTGACGACCGCAAAGCAACCATGGTACTGAACTGCATCTCACACAAGTCGGAAGACGTCCTCGTGTGTCTGCTCAAGCACGGCTCCAGAACGACCCAAGCCGGCCATGAAGGCAACACAGTCTGGCACCTCGCCGCTCGAATTCCCGGTGTCCATGAGCTGCTGAAGTGTCTCCTCGCCCGTGTAGACCCCGAAGAATGTGCGGCAGCCCTTCGCGCCGTCAACAAAGCTGGCCAGACCCCCCTTGGTGGAGCCCTGCTTTGCCAATGTCACCAACAGGCGTCAACCATCATCCGTCAGTTCTCGGACGACACAAGCATCCTGCAGAGCATCAAACCCCCATTGAGCCGTATCATAGCCAATATCAATCAGGTTGACGTGCTCAAGGAGTTGCACGCGAACAACATGGTACAAATACCGACGATAGAGTCGCCGCTGAACCACCTGGAGCGGCACGCAACCATAGAAGTCGTTCGCGAGCTTTTGAGTACATACGCCTACAAGCCGTCAGAGTCAGGCAGAACACCACTCGAGAATTACATGATGGTAACCAAGCTGCGTGACTACAAGAAAGATGTCCTCGTTGCTCTGCTCCATGCAGATCTGGCACAGACAAGTGAACAGACAACTCGCAACATATGGGAGTACGCCTGCAGGATCCTACGCGAGACATTGAAGCAGTCTACGGGAACGAGCCACGTAGAATCTGTGACATTTCTCAGAACCCTGATAGAACATGGATGTCTGGAGTCCTACGAGGAAAAGACGGGGTTGTCCGGGCTGAAGGAGATCGGCCTGCTGTTCGGGACGGAGAAGCTGCCCTCCAACCACGACAACGTCTCCGCAACCGAGGACATCTTCATCTTGGTGTTCGACTCCACGACCCAGCCGACTTTCTTCCAGAGCAGCAACCTGGACGTCATCGTCCTGAAATGGGCCATGTACTACGACTCCATGTTTCTCTTCGACCGACTCCTCCAGGCCGGGGTCGACGTCCGCAAGAGGGGAACGCACGAGAGCAACGCGCTGGAGTTCCTGTGTTCCAACGGCAGCGGGCCGAACGGCTTCAGGATGCTCGTCAAGCTCATTGAGAGAGTCGACAAGGCGGACCTCGACCAGTTGACGCCCTCTGGAGAGGGCCTGGGGTTGCTGCATCGACTCGGGCTGGTCGACGGCCACACCAGCAAATCCTTCGGCTGCCCGTCCTTCCGCTCCctggcgccgacggcgaacGTGCCATACCCACCGCCCAAGGGCTTCTCTGTGCTCGGAACCGTAGGCTTCGCGCAGGCAAGACGGCCGCTGGAGAACGCAAAATTCAGCCTGGTTCAGCGgctgctggaggagcaggtcgacTGCCACGTTCCCAGCCGATCAAAGCGCGCCTCGCCCCTCGGCATGCACATCAGCGCCGGCTACATCGACACAGCCAGGCTAATCCTCCGTCATGGGGGCCACACAAGCCTTTGTGCAGCGGACGTGTATGGGTGGACGCCTGTCGCGTGGGCGTGTGCCCACGGATACACAGAGTTGCTGGgagacatggccgaggccggctgCCCGGAGCCGATCTGGGACTTCAAGGCGCAGGTATCGCTGACAATCTGGGGGACGCCGGTCCAGCTGTTCAAGGACTTCAGCGCTCTGCACCTCGCCGCGATGGCTTCGCCGGAGACGGTCACGTTCTTGCTGGACGGCGGCTTTGCCACCGACCTCGACGTTGCTGCCGCGGACCTGTCGACCCCGTTGCACCTCGCGACCTATTTTGGCCTGAGCGACACGCTCCGACTGCTGGTGTCTCGAGGGTCCGACATCAATGCCCAGACTGCCGTGGGGATTACTCCTCTGCACATATCCGTGATGCACCAAAATGAGCCGATAGccgcgcttctcctcgagctcggagCGTGTCAcctgaagacgaagaaaggGGAGACGCCGCTGGATATTGCAATGAATAAGAACAACAAGAGTCTCATGGATCTCATCAGCAAGAGCCTTAGGAGAGTTCCGGCGGACCAactgacgacgacgacgacgacgacgacgacgactggtGATACGGACCGAGTCCAGAGACACCTTATGGCCgcgatggcgaaggcgatggaggacgccatcgagcAGCGGAACCACGCGGCATGCGAGAGGCTCCTCAAAGACGGGTGCCCGCCCGACATCAAGATGCGGTCCTGCCACACCTGTACGGCTCTCGTGTTCGCGCTCTCACGCAAGGCGATCTcgacggccatcatcgacaccCTCATCGCCAAGGGCGCGAGCTTCCGGGGCGCGTCGTGTGCCCGGGAGGGTATCCGGGTTTCCTCTGGCCGCGGCGTCCGGTTCTTCGAAGACGAGAGCAGCGAGGCGAGCTCCTACGAGAGCTGTTCGGCATCCTCAGacagcgaggaggaagaacaGGCGACGCAGCGCTGGCCGATTCAGGGCTCGACGTGTCTCGACTTTCTCATGTGGGAGAAAGACTTCTCGGAGAAGGTATCGGAGTGGCTTGGCCTGATCTCGGACAAGGACATGATCTGGCTGCTAGACAACTCGTCTGCCGTCCAggtcgccatcgacgccaaCTCCCCCGAGACTCTGGAGGCCTTGTTTTCGCGTGTGTCGGAGCTCGGGACCGTAGATGGACGCAACCTCATCCAAGAGCTAGTGAACGAATCCCCAACCCGCCGGACAGAATACCGCGAGAACTCGCCGTTGCACGACGCGgcggaagagaagagggccAAGATAGCCAGACTGCTCCTCaagcacggcgccgacgtcgacagcCAGAACCAGTCCCAGGAAACCCCTCTACACACCGCGGTCAAGGCGGAAAGCCGGGCGATgatcgccctcctcctcgaccacgGAGCCTCCCTGCATATCCGCGAGAAGCGCGGCCACACGCCGCTCGAGCTGGCCATCAGCGACGCCGGCACGGAGAcggtccagctcctcctcgacagGGGCGCCCGCGTCGAGCGCAACCTCGCGTCGGACTCCAACTTCATGTGCGAGTCGACGCGGATGGCCGTGTCGAtgctcaaggccggcgtccgGCTGGACCAGGTCGGCAGCTTCGGGATCCCGATCTGGACGCCCGCGCTGTTCAATGTCGAGCTGGCGACGTACGTCCTCAACTCGGACTGCGGCGGGGACCTGATGGTCGGCGCGACGGGGCGGGTCATGTGGAAGCTCGTGTGGTACGTCcacgtcatcgacgacgtgAGCCCGATGCACAGGTCGTTGCGGCTGCTGTACCGCCGGCTTGGCGCCGGGGCGATGCGGCagatcgccgagctgaagGGGGATGGGCGGGACAAGCCGTTCAGTCTTTTGTGCTTTTGTGCTTACTACGGGCTCGCTGAGGAGGTCAAGGTGCTGGTGCGTGTGGGCTGTGATGTCGAGTTCGAGGGCTCCGCGGTTGGGACTGCACTCATGGCTGCGGCGCATGAGGGACGGATGGGCATCGTCAAGCTGCTCGTCCTCGCAGGGGCCAGGGTGCAGTATGAGAGGGATGGTGTCTGGCAGAGTGCCGTTGCGGCTGCTGTTAACTTCCCCGAAGTACTGAGCTGGCTACTTGTTGGGAGGTACTCGGAACAGGCAAGGATTGAGGAGCCTTCATCTTGCTGGGACAAAGATCTCCAGGATGGAGTCTGTCTTTGGAGTGGATACTGGAAAGGCGTATTTCCACTAGAAGGCAAGTATGCGAAATGTTGGGGAGACTCCATGCTGCTGTGGCTCTCGCGGCTGGAGAAAGCAAGAAGAAATTGTAGCGGCAAGGTGGTGATATCCCATCTGATAAATATAGGTGGCCAATGTTGA